In Schlegelella aquatica, one DNA window encodes the following:
- the tgt gene encoding tRNA guanosine(34) transglycosylase Tgt encodes MFPSTPSLPRGLQFEVLKTEGHARRGRLTLNHGVVETPIFMPVGTYGTVKGVMPRSLEEMGAQIILGNTFHLWLRPGLDVLRQFGGLHRFEGWHKPILTDSGGFQVWSLGDMRKITEEGVKFASPVNGDKLFLTPEVSMQIQHVLGSDIVMQFDECTPYIMGDKATGHITTEKEARASMELSLRWAKRCQAEFARLENRNALFGIVQGGMYTHLRDASLEGLEVLDFPGLAIGGLSVGEPKEEMLRILDHLGPRLPAHKPHYLMGVGTPEDLVAGVARGIDMFDCVMPTRNARNGHLFTRYGDLRLRNTRYKTDERPIDESCGCYTCQNFSRAYLHHLDRCGEMLGPMLTSIHNLHFYLDLMRQIREALDAGRFAEFQRQFAADRARGV; translated from the coding sequence ATGTTCCCGTCCACGCCCTCCCTCCCCCGCGGCCTGCAGTTCGAGGTCCTGAAGACCGAAGGCCATGCGCGCCGCGGCCGGCTCACGCTCAACCATGGCGTGGTCGAGACGCCGATCTTCATGCCGGTGGGCACTTACGGCACCGTCAAGGGCGTGATGCCGCGCTCGCTGGAGGAGATGGGCGCGCAGATCATCCTCGGCAACACCTTCCACCTCTGGCTGCGCCCCGGGCTCGACGTGCTGCGCCAGTTCGGCGGGCTGCACCGCTTCGAGGGCTGGCACAAGCCCATCCTCACCGACAGCGGCGGCTTCCAGGTGTGGAGCCTGGGCGACATGCGCAAGATCACCGAGGAAGGCGTCAAGTTCGCCTCGCCCGTCAATGGCGACAAGCTCTTCCTCACGCCTGAGGTGAGCATGCAGATCCAGCACGTGCTGGGCAGCGACATCGTCATGCAGTTCGACGAGTGCACGCCGTACATCATGGGCGACAAGGCGACGGGGCACATCACGACCGAGAAAGAAGCGCGTGCGTCGATGGAGCTGAGCCTGCGCTGGGCCAAACGCTGCCAGGCCGAGTTCGCCCGGCTGGAGAACCGCAACGCGCTCTTCGGCATCGTGCAAGGCGGCATGTACACGCACCTACGCGATGCCTCGCTGGAAGGGCTGGAGGTGCTGGACTTCCCCGGTCTGGCGATCGGCGGCCTCAGCGTGGGCGAGCCCAAGGAGGAGATGCTGCGCATCCTCGACCACCTGGGCCCCAGGCTGCCGGCCCACAAGCCGCACTACCTGATGGGCGTGGGCACACCGGAGGACCTGGTGGCGGGCGTGGCGCGCGGCATCGACATGTTCGACTGTGTGATGCCGACCCGCAATGCACGCAACGGGCACCTCTTCACGCGATACGGCGACCTGCGCCTGCGCAACACGCGCTACAAGACCGACGAGCGGCCGATCGACGAGAGCTGCGGCTGCTACACCTGCCAGAACTTCAGCCGCGCCTACCTGCATCATCTCGACCGCTGCGGCGAGATGCTGGGGCCCATGCTCACCAGCATCCACAACCTGCACTTCTACCTGGATCTCATGCGCCAGATCCGCGAGGCGCTCGACGCGGGGCGCTTTGCCGAGTTCCAGCGGCAGTTCGCCGCGGACCGGGCGCGTGGGGTGTGA